The Campylobacter concisus genome includes a region encoding these proteins:
- a CDS encoding HP0495 family protein, which produces MASICDLNNKKAKIDYPTHWEYKIIFDADVNVEEKVKEIVKDREFKLVFSKFSKDKKYASYDLAVLVLSEEERLEIFSALKHEAKYVL; this is translated from the coding sequence GTGGCGAGTATATGCGACCTAAATAACAAAAAAGCAAAAATTGATTACCCAACGCATTGGGAATACAAAATAATATTTGATGCAGATGTCAATGTAGAAGAAAAGGTAAAAGAGATAGTAAAAGATAGAGAATTTAAACTAGTCTTTTCAAAATTTAGCAAAGATAAAAAGTACGCAAGCTATGACTTAGCTGTGCTAGTTTTGAGCGAAGAAGAGAGGCTAGAGATATTTTCAGCACTAAAACACGAAGCAAAATACGTTTTATAA
- a CDS encoding undecaprenyl-diphosphate phosphatase has product MEISHVIVLALVQGISEFLPISSSAHLILVPKLLGWPDQGLAFDVAVHVGTLSAILFYFKDTIFKLLRDFFASIAQRKMVGDSLLVWCVGFATIPVGIFGLLFNNIIEEYARSGVVIAITTIVFGIALYFADLRSTNKSEYEMTIKFALIIGLAQAVALIPGVSRSGITMTAALFLGFSHKGSANFSFLMSIPVIILAGGLESIKLIKDPNALPWSDIALGVIISAVSAYLCVKLFMGIISRIRMLPFVIYRLILGAFLLYLFL; this is encoded by the coding sequence ATGGAAATTTCTCACGTTATCGTTTTGGCCTTGGTGCAAGGTATAAGCGAATTTTTGCCGATATCTAGCTCGGCTCATCTTATCTTGGTGCCAAAGCTACTTGGCTGGCCAGATCAAGGGCTTGCCTTTGACGTGGCAGTGCACGTTGGTACGCTAAGTGCGATACTTTTTTATTTTAAAGATACGATTTTTAAGCTACTTCGCGACTTTTTTGCCTCGATCGCACAACGAAAGATGGTAGGCGATAGCTTGCTTGTCTGGTGCGTGGGATTTGCTACCATTCCAGTTGGGATCTTTGGACTTTTATTTAACAACATTATCGAAGAATACGCAAGAAGTGGCGTTGTGATCGCTATTACTACGATCGTCTTTGGCATAGCGCTTTACTTTGCAGATCTTCGCTCGACAAATAAAAGCGAATATGAAATGACCATAAAATTTGCACTTATTATCGGCCTTGCTCAAGCTGTGGCGCTCATCCCTGGCGTCTCAAGATCAGGCATAACGATGACAGCAGCACTTTTTTTAGGATTTAGCCACAAGGGTAGTGCAAATTTCTCATTTTTGATGTCGATCCCAGTCATCATCCTAGCCGGTGGACTTGAGAGCATCAAGCTCATAAAAGACCCAAATGCGCTTCCTTGGAGCGATATCGCCCTTGGAGTCATCATAAGTGCAGTTAGTGCTTATCTCTGCGTTAAGCTATTTATGGGGATTATCTCAAGGATTAGGATGCTTCCTTTTGTCATCTACCGCTTGATTTTGGGAGCATTTTTGCTTTATCTATTTTTATGA
- the tkt gene encoding transketolase: MLKKQADTIRFLCADMVQNANSGHPGAPMGLADIMVVLSNFLKHNPKNPKWLNRDRLVFSGGHASSLVYSFLHLSGYDLSLDDLKNFRQLGSNTPGHPEIHTPGVEVATGPLGQGVANAVGLAMAEKYAANVLNEPDNKIIDHKIYCLCGDGDLEEGISYEVCSVAGNLRLDNLVLIYDSNNITIEGDTAIAFSEDVKARFEAQGWEVARIDGHDYDQIEFALEQANEKESPYLIIANTRIARGAMELEGSHHSHGAPLGEEIIKKAKAAAGFDPEKKFAIDEDVLLRFRGVVERGDLEEAMWNKKVEALSIEGKNLLNSLLNPDFSKIEFPDFSDKKLATRDTNHVILNEIAKKLPGFIGGSADLAPSNKTELKGMGDFPNGKNIHYGIREHAMAAINNGIARYGLFLPFSATFFIFSDYLKPSARIAALMGIKHFFVFTHDSIGVGEDGPTHQPIEQLSTFRAMPNFYTFRPADGNENAASWQAALNLNAPSAFVLSRQGLDPLAKGEFGEVSNGAYLLSSSKDAKITFIASGSEVSLCVKAVEILSQQGIGANIVSAPCFDLLCEQPDEYVAKILDKNTTIIAVEAATGFEWYKFADAVYGMNSFGASGKANELFDHFGFTPQKLANFASELI; encoded by the coding sequence ATGCTAAAAAAACAAGCCGATACTATAAGATTTTTGTGCGCTGACATGGTGCAAAACGCTAACAGCGGACACCCAGGTGCACCTATGGGTTTAGCTGATATTATGGTGGTTTTAAGCAACTTTTTAAAACACAATCCAAAAAATCCAAAATGGCTAAACAGAGATAGGCTAGTTTTTAGCGGTGGTCACGCATCAAGTCTGGTTTATAGCTTTTTGCACCTAAGTGGCTACGATCTAAGCCTAGATGATCTTAAAAATTTTCGCCAACTTGGCTCAAATACTCCAGGACACCCAGAAATTCACACTCCAGGCGTTGAGGTTGCTACTGGCCCGCTTGGTCAAGGCGTAGCAAACGCAGTTGGTCTAGCCATGGCAGAAAAATACGCTGCAAACGTGTTAAACGAGCCAGATAATAAAATAATCGATCATAAAATTTACTGTCTTTGTGGCGATGGCGATCTAGAAGAGGGCATAAGCTACGAGGTATGTTCGGTAGCCGGAAATTTAAGACTAGATAACCTTGTGCTCATTTACGACTCAAATAACATCACGATCGAGGGCGACACAGCAATTGCATTTAGCGAGGATGTCAAAGCGAGGTTTGAGGCGCAGGGCTGGGAAGTCGCGCGTATCGATGGACACGACTACGATCAGATCGAATTTGCACTAGAGCAGGCAAACGAGAAAGAGTCACCATATCTCATCATCGCAAACACACGTATAGCACGTGGTGCAATGGAGCTTGAAGGAAGTCACCACAGCCACGGCGCACCACTTGGCGAAGAGATCATCAAAAAGGCAAAGGCCGCAGCTGGTTTTGATCCTGAGAAGAAATTTGCCATTGACGAGGACGTGCTTTTAAGGTTTAGAGGCGTAGTTGAAAGGGGCGATCTTGAAGAAGCGATGTGGAACAAAAAGGTTGAGGCACTAAGCATTGAAGGTAAAAATTTACTAAACTCACTTCTTAATCCAGACTTTAGTAAGATCGAATTTCCAGACTTTAGCGACAAAAAGCTAGCCACAAGGGATACAAACCACGTCATTTTAAATGAGATAGCTAAAAAACTCCCTGGCTTTATCGGCGGTAGTGCAGATCTTGCTCCGTCAAATAAGACCGAGCTAAAGGGCATGGGCGACTTTCCAAACGGTAAAAATATCCACTACGGCATCAGAGAGCACGCTATGGCGGCTATTAACAACGGCATCGCTAGATACGGCCTTTTCTTGCCTTTTTCAGCGACATTTTTCATCTTTAGCGACTATCTAAAGCCAAGTGCAAGGATAGCAGCGCTAATGGGAATCAAACACTTTTTTGTCTTCACGCATGATAGCATCGGCGTTGGCGAAGATGGTCCGACACATCAGCCTATCGAACAGCTTAGCACATTTAGAGCGATGCCAAATTTCTACACTTTCCGTCCAGCTGACGGTAACGAAAACGCAGCTAGCTGGCAAGCGGCTCTAAATTTAAACGCTCCAAGCGCCTTTGTGCTTAGCCGTCAAGGGCTTGATCCACTTGCAAAAGGCGAATTTGGCGAGGTTAGCAACGGCGCATATCTTTTAAGCTCGTCAAAAGATGCGAAGATAACATTTATAGCAAGCGGTAGCGAGGTCTCACTCTGTGTAAAAGCAGTTGAAATTCTTAGTCAACAAGGTATTGGCGCAAACATCGTGTCAGCTCCTTGTTTTGACCTACTTTGCGAGCAGCCAGATGAATACGTGGCTAAAATTTTAGACAAAAACACGACGATCATCGCAGTTGAAGCTGCAACTGGCTTTGAGTGGTATAAATTTGCCGATGCAGTTTATGGCATGAATAGCTTTGGCGCTAGCGGAAAGGCTAACGAGCTATTTGATCACTTTGGATTTACTCCGCAAAAACTTGCAAATTTTGCTAGCGAACTTATATAA
- the moaC gene encoding cyclic pyranopterin monophosphate synthase MoaC, translating to MMLTHLDEKDRPKMVDVSPKDPTKRVATASGIIKMSKEAFRAIKENTGKKGPVIQTAVVAAIMGAKKTSELIPMCHPLAILGVDCDIEELPEICAFKLYVSVKIEGKTGVEMEALTGVSVGLLTIYDMVKAIDKSMEISNIVLESKTGGKSGEYMRPK from the coding sequence ATAATGCTAACGCATTTAGATGAGAAAGATCGTCCAAAAATGGTCGATGTGAGCCCAAAAGATCCAACAAAAAGAGTAGCAACTGCTAGCGGGATCATCAAGATGAGCAAAGAGGCCTTTAGAGCGATAAAAGAAAATACCGGCAAAAAAGGCCCGGTCATCCAAACGGCTGTCGTTGCTGCGATAATGGGAGCAAAAAAGACAAGCGAACTAATCCCGATGTGCCATCCACTAGCTATTTTAGGTGTGGATTGTGATATTGAGGAGCTACCTGAAATTTGTGCTTTTAAGCTTTATGTTAGCGTAAAAATAGAGGGTAAAACAGGCGTTGAGATGGAAGCATTAACTGGCGTTAGCGTGGGGCTTTTAACCATTTATGATATGGTAAAAGCTATAGATAAAAGCATGGAAATAAGTAATATCGTGTTAGAGAGTAAAACAGGAGGAAAAAGTGGCGAGTATATGCGACCTAAATAA